In Flavobacterium cerinum, one genomic interval encodes:
- a CDS encoding S9 family peptidase → MLTKTTAPVAAVKPKQLEKHGDIRTDNYYWLNERENPEVIDYLKSENEYYQQMTAHTKQFQQDLFQEMKSRIKEDDSSVPYLYNGYYYITRYEKGKDYPIHARKKGSLDAKEEILFDCNEMAKGHAYFQLSGISISEDNKWCAFGIDTVSRREYTIQIKNLETGEILPVKLEKTTGGSTWASDNKTLFYTRKDLVTLRSDKIYKHKLGSDAKNDKVVFEEKDDTFSVFVYKEKSKKYIVIGSTSTLTSEFRILPSNTPDGEFKVFQPRTRGLEYSISHYGDSFYVVTNKDKATNFKLMKTPENATGKENWKDLIAHRKEVLLEDIEIFKNYLVVSERSNGLNKIRIMPWSGQGEYYLPFEIETYTAYTTSNVDFDTDILRYGYQSMATPSSIIDFNMKTKTKEIKKEQEVLGGKFDKNNYIEERQWATAQDGTKVPISIVYRKGIKKDGKNPFLLYAYGSYGASMDPYFSSIRLSLLDRGFIYAIAHIRGGEDLGRDWYENGKLLKKKNTFTDFIDCSKFVIAEKYTSAQHLYAEGGSAGGLLMGAIINMAPDLYNGVIAQVPFVDVITTMLDDSIPLTTGEYDEWGNPNDKAYYDYMLSYSPYDNVKKQKYPNLLVTTGLHDSQVQYWEPAKWVAKLRVMKVGDSQLYLDTNMDAGHGGASGRFESLKEVAKEYTFLLDLEGIKK, encoded by the coding sequence ATGTTAACAAAAACAACAGCACCTGTGGCAGCCGTTAAGCCCAAACAATTAGAAAAACACGGCGATATACGAACAGATAACTATTATTGGTTAAATGAAAGAGAAAACCCTGAAGTTATCGATTATCTGAAAAGTGAAAATGAATATTACCAGCAGATGACCGCTCATACGAAGCAATTCCAACAGGATTTGTTTCAGGAGATGAAATCGCGTATAAAAGAAGATGACAGTTCCGTTCCTTATCTGTATAACGGATATTATTATATCACCCGTTATGAAAAAGGGAAAGATTATCCGATACATGCCCGAAAAAAAGGCTCACTTGATGCCAAGGAAGAAATCCTGTTTGACTGTAATGAAATGGCAAAAGGACATGCTTATTTTCAATTAAGCGGAATCAGTATCAGTGAAGATAATAAATGGTGCGCTTTCGGTATTGATACCGTATCGAGAAGAGAATATACCATTCAGATTAAAAATCTGGAAACCGGTGAAATTCTGCCGGTAAAACTGGAAAAAACAACCGGTGGATCTACCTGGGCAAGTGACAATAAAACATTGTTCTATACCCGTAAAGATTTGGTTACACTTCGTTCCGACAAGATTTACAAACATAAATTAGGATCAGACGCTAAAAACGACAAGGTAGTTTTTGAAGAGAAAGACGACACGTTTTCTGTATTTGTTTACAAAGAAAAATCTAAAAAATATATCGTAATCGGGTCTACAAGTACGCTAACATCTGAATTCCGAATTTTACCGTCCAATACACCGGATGGCGAATTTAAAGTATTTCAGCCGCGTACCAGAGGATTGGAATACAGTATTTCGCATTATGGAGACAGCTTTTACGTGGTAACGAATAAAGATAAGGCGACCAACTTTAAGCTGATGAAAACTCCGGAGAATGCAACCGGAAAAGAAAATTGGAAAGACCTGATCGCGCATCGTAAAGAGGTACTATTGGAAGATATTGAAATCTTTAAAAATTATTTAGTGGTTTCAGAACGTTCCAACGGATTAAATAAGATTCGTATTATGCCTTGGAGCGGACAGGGAGAATACTATCTTCCGTTTGAAATTGAGACTTATACAGCCTATACGACGTCAAATGTTGATTTTGATACCGATATTTTACGATACGGTTACCAGTCAATGGCAACACCTTCTTCGATTATTGATTTCAACATGAAAACAAAAACGAAAGAAATCAAAAAAGAACAGGAAGTTTTAGGAGGGAAGTTTGATAAGAACAATTATATAGAAGAGCGTCAGTGGGCAACAGCTCAGGACGGAACCAAAGTGCCGATTTCTATTGTATACCGAAAAGGAATCAAAAAAGACGGTAAAAATCCGTTCCTGTTATATGCATACGGTTCTTACGGAGCTTCGATGGATCCGTATTTTTCCTCTATCCGATTAAGTTTACTGGACAGAGGATTTATTTACGCGATTGCGCATATCAGAGGTGGTGAAGATTTAGGAAGAGACTGGTATGAAAACGGAAAACTACTGAAAAAGAAAAATACATTTACAGATTTTATCGACTGTTCGAAGTTTGTAATTGCCGAGAAATACACATCGGCTCAGCATTTATATGCAGAAGGCGGTTCGGCAGGAGGATTATTGATGGGAGCGATTATCAATATGGCACCGGATTTATATAACGGTGTAATTGCTCAGGTCCCTTTTGTAGACGTAATTACAACCATGCTGGACGATTCAATTCCGTTAACTACGGGTGAATATGACGAATGGGGTAATCCGAATGACAAAGCGTATTACGATTATATGCTGTCATATTCGCCATATGATAACGTAAAAAAACAAAAATATCCGAATTTATTGGTTACTACCGGTCTTCATGATTCACAGGTACAGTATTGGGAACCTGCCAAATGGGTTGCTAAACTGAGAGTTATGAAAGTGGGAGATAGCCAGTTATATCTGGATACCAATATGGATGCGGGCCACGGCGGTGCTTCCGGACGTTTCGAATCGCTTAAAGAAGTTGCGAAAGAGTATACTTTTTTATTAGATTTAGAAGGAATTAAAAAGTAG
- a CDS encoding CvfB family protein: MIEIGKYNTLKIDRETKVGLFLTDGTEDILLPNKYVPEQFEIGDEIAVFVYLDHEERPVATTLEPYIFLNEFSLLRVNYTNKFGAFMNWGMEKDLFVPFKEQARPMEQGKRYLVYMYLDEKTNRLVGSSKTNQFLDNKDIALEKGEEVDLIISHITEVGINVIINEKYKGLLYKNEVYDDLRTGDRIIGYIKNIRPDGKIDVSATKLGFEKLEPSSQYILDELKASRGFLRLNDDSHPEDIKTVLKMSKKTFKKAIGVLYKQKLIEIKPDGIYLVK; this comes from the coding sequence ATGATTGAAATCGGAAAATACAATACTTTAAAAATAGACAGAGAAACAAAAGTAGGTTTGTTTCTGACAGACGGAACTGAGGATATCTTATTACCAAACAAATACGTACCCGAACAGTTTGAGATTGGAGATGAAATAGCTGTTTTTGTCTACCTGGATCATGAAGAACGTCCGGTTGCGACTACATTGGAACCGTATATCTTTTTAAATGAATTTTCATTACTACGCGTAAATTACACGAATAAATTCGGAGCGTTTATGAACTGGGGAATGGAGAAAGACCTGTTTGTTCCGTTTAAGGAACAGGCGCGTCCGATGGAGCAGGGGAAACGCTATTTAGTTTATATGTATCTTGATGAAAAAACCAATCGTTTGGTAGGTTCGAGTAAAACGAACCAGTTTCTGGATAATAAAGATATAGCACTTGAAAAAGGAGAAGAAGTCGATTTGATTATATCTCATATTACCGAAGTAGGAATTAATGTGATCATTAACGAAAAATATAAAGGTTTGCTTTATAAAAATGAAGTGTATGATGACTTGAGAACCGGAGATCGTATTATCGGTTATATCAAAAATATACGTCCGGATGGAAAAATTGACGTTTCGGCAACGAAACTGGGATTTGAAAAACTGGAACCGAGTTCACAATATATTTTGGATGAATTAAAAGCCAGTCGGGGCTTTTTAAGACTAAATGATGACAGTCATCCGGAAGATATAAAAACGGTACTTAAAATGAGTAAAAAGACCTTTAAAAAAGCAATAGGGGTTTTATATAAACAAAAGCTGATTGAGATTAAACCGGATGGTATTTATCTTGTGAAATAA
- a CDS encoding DUF6850 family outer membrane beta-barrel protein, with product MTSKKVILYFILLVSCAVQAQLTDSLSVQQNLFYNDIQQQFWRNPLFYTTQHLNDFTLTQIDFSQKNLNLKRVQTAERTTQYSFTTQGIYNVKPRLRLFGGFVFHKASEKGLGYNFSSQRTENQNVLSPNYFFAPRKGNWDNQEYNLDGGFAYQFNNNILLAGKAFYKNGKNYRTNDPRPEVEVSNYGGEIQTGYNFRNNSLFVSAGISKKTETSSITYVNDALNAPVYSETFTRFSSGYGRIIFNSSYNRYIFNTIDKNFGFGYQYQNDRSSWNASYRYNKSMESFYQKNVRGYIYIDDELKQFMYRVVSHTSDLNYFYDGPEKDYKLRFSYETQKGDNFSVRENGQNYRMNLDIFSFNSGLIKKDKKRVVYSFELGANYMRHKYIDLLGSTDKRLNTLEISAAFNKDILSKEKNTLNLALGVQHYQALDESLVFIPISSSNLSFADNVIKPDQAYDATSKLRSNIMLQYQYSLSKTKKLRIFANYNTLVALGDQYKTYTTDYNTKESTYFNGGISIIY from the coding sequence ATGACTTCAAAAAAAGTAATATTATATTTTATTCTGTTAGTGAGTTGTGCCGTTCAGGCGCAGCTCACTGATAGTTTATCGGTACAACAGAATCTGTTTTACAACGATATCCAACAACAATTCTGGAGAAATCCGTTGTTTTATACCACTCAACATTTAAATGACTTTACACTGACACAAATTGACTTCAGTCAAAAAAATCTGAATTTAAAGCGTGTTCAGACTGCCGAAAGAACCACACAGTACAGTTTTACCACTCAGGGTATTTATAATGTAAAACCCCGATTACGATTATTCGGTGGTTTTGTATTCCATAAAGCATCTGAAAAAGGACTGGGCTATAATTTTTCTTCTCAGCGTACTGAAAATCAGAATGTATTGTCTCCCAATTATTTCTTTGCTCCCCGAAAAGGAAACTGGGACAATCAGGAATATAATCTGGACGGAGGATTTGCTTACCAGTTTAACAACAATATCCTATTGGCCGGTAAAGCGTTTTATAAAAACGGAAAAAATTACCGTACCAACGATCCGCGACCGGAAGTTGAAGTAAGCAATTACGGCGGTGAAATCCAAACCGGCTATAACTTTAGAAACAACAGCTTGTTTGTATCGGCCGGTATCTCTAAAAAGACGGAAACTTCTTCGATAACTTATGTCAATGATGCATTAAATGCACCGGTTTATTCAGAAACGTTTACCCGATTTTCATCCGGATATGGTCGTATCATTTTTAATTCATCTTACAATCGTTATATTTTTAATACGATCGACAAAAATTTCGGTTTTGGTTATCAGTATCAAAACGATCGTAGTAGCTGGAATGCTTCGTATCGCTATAACAAATCGATGGAAAGTTTTTATCAGAAAAACGTACGCGGCTATATTTATATCGACGATGAACTAAAACAGTTTATGTATCGTGTGGTTTCGCATACTTCCGATCTGAATTATTTTTATGACGGTCCGGAAAAGGATTATAAACTTCGTTTCAGTTATGAAACTCAAAAAGGCGATAACTTTTCCGTACGCGAAAACGGTCAGAACTACCGTATGAACCTGGATATCTTTTCGTTTAACAGTGGTTTGATCAAAAAAGATAAAAAACGAGTGGTTTACAGTTTTGAACTGGGTGCCAATTATATGCGTCATAAATACATCGATTTATTAGGAAGTACCGACAAACGTTTAAATACACTGGAAATCTCGGCTGCTTTCAACAAGGACATTCTTTCGAAAGAAAAAAACACATTGAATCTGGCTTTAGGCGTACAACATTATCAGGCTTTGGATGAAAGTTTAGTATTTATTCCGATTTCATCTTCTAACCTGTCTTTTGCCGACAATGTGATCAAACCGGACCAAGCGTATGATGCAACCTCAAAATTGCGTTCAAACATTATGCTTCAATACCAATATAGTCTTTCAAAAACTAAAAAGTTGCGTATTTTTGCCAATTATAACACACTGGTTGCTTTAGGTGATCAATATAAAACCTATACAACCGATTACAATACCAAGGAGAGTACCTATTTTAACGGTGGAATCTCTATAATTTACTAA
- a CDS encoding DUF2853 family protein: MSKRDELITKYAADLKDKCGVTPNMDLLTKVTIGCGPSIYNADSSTVSGTSKSELDTVKNNFLIKKLGLKDGPELDKAIDAVIEKYGRSNKNKYRAVVYYLLTVHFKKESVYK, from the coding sequence ATGAGTAAAAGAGATGAACTAATTACTAAGTACGCAGCGGATTTAAAAGACAAATGTGGCGTAACTCCGAATATGGATTTATTAACAAAAGTAACTATCGGTTGCGGTCCCTCTATTTACAATGCAGATTCTTCTACTGTTTCGGGGACTTCAAAATCGGAGTTAGACACCGTTAAGAATAACTTTTTAATCAAAAAGTTAGGTTTAAAGGATGGTCCGGAACTGGATAAAGCTATCGATGCCGTAATAGAAAAATATGGCCGTTCTAATAAAAACAAGTACAGAGCGGTAGTGTATTACTTGTTGACGGTTCACTTTAAAAAAGAAAGTGTCTATAAATAA
- a CDS encoding PLP-dependent cysteine synthase family protein: protein MKEDIKAYNNVLELIGNTPLIKLNKITEELEGNFYAKVEAFNPGHSTKDRIAIYIIEEAEKRGILKPGDTIIETTSGNTGFSLAMVSIIKGYDCVLAVSSKSSKDKIDMLRALGAKVYVCPAHVSADDPRSYYNVAKRLHEETKGSVYINQYFNDLNVDAHYNTTGPEIWEQTNGKITHLVACSGTGGTISGTARFLKEKNPNIRILGVDAFGSVLKKYHETKEFDSEEIYPYRIEGLGKNLIPTATDFEAIDKFTKVNDEESAHTAREIAKKEGLFVGYTSGAAMQAIKQFAEENEFTKDSNVVVIFPDHGSRYMSKIFSDEWMNEQGFFDSVNAEEVQKIEFIK, encoded by the coding sequence ATGAAAGAAGACATAAAAGCCTATAATAATGTATTGGAATTAATAGGTAATACTCCCCTAATTAAGCTCAATAAAATTACAGAAGAATTAGAAGGTAATTTTTATGCTAAAGTAGAAGCTTTCAACCCGGGTCATTCCACCAAAGACAGAATTGCTATATATATAATTGAAGAAGCAGAAAAAAGAGGAATCTTAAAACCTGGTGATACAATTATTGAAACGACTTCCGGTAACACAGGATTCAGTTTAGCAATGGTTAGCATTATTAAAGGATATGACTGTGTTTTGGCGGTAAGCTCAAAATCTTCAAAAGATAAAATTGATATGTTACGGGCGTTGGGCGCAAAAGTTTATGTTTGCCCGGCTCACGTTTCAGCAGATGATCCGCGTTCTTATTATAATGTTGCCAAACGTTTACACGAAGAAACGAAAGGATCGGTTTACATCAATCAGTATTTTAACGACTTGAATGTAGATGCGCATTATAATACTACCGGACCTGAAATATGGGAACAAACCAATGGAAAAATTACGCATTTGGTAGCTTGTTCCGGTACTGGTGGAACTATTTCCGGTACAGCTCGTTTCTTAAAAGAGAAAAACCCGAACATCAGAATATTAGGAGTGGATGCTTTCGGATCAGTATTGAAAAAATACCATGAAACCAAAGAATTCGACAGCGAAGAAATCTATCCGTACCGTATCGAAGGATTAGGGAAAAACCTGATTCCAACGGCTACTGACTTTGAAGCTATCGATAAGTTCACTAAAGTGAATGATGAAGAAAGTGCTCATACGGCAAGAGAGATTGCTAAAAAAGAAGGATTATTTGTAGGCTATACTTCCGGAGCCGCGATGCAGGCAATAAAACAGTTTGCAGAAGAAAATGAATTTACCAAAGACAGTAATGTTGTGGTTATTTTCCCGGATCACGGATCCCGTTATATGAGCAAAATATTCAGTGATGAATGGATGAATGAACAAGGATTTTTTGACAGCGTTAATGCTGAAGAAGTACAAAAGATTGAGTTCATAAAATAA
- a CDS encoding YbaB/EbfC family nucleoid-associated protein — MFGDIMGMMGKLKETQQKIEDTKKRLDTVLIDEQSNDGLLKVTLTANRKIKSIIVDDSLLEDKEQLEDYLVLVINKAIEKATNVNEAELGAVAKDGMPNIPGMDLFK, encoded by the coding sequence ATGTTCGGAGACATCATGGGAATGATGGGTAAACTAAAAGAGACCCAGCAAAAAATTGAAGATACTAAAAAAAGATTGGATACGGTTTTAATAGATGAACAAAGTAACGACGGGCTTTTAAAGGTTACTTTAACCGCTAACCGAAAGATAAAATCCATTATTGTAGATGATTCCCTTTTGGAAGATAAAGAACAACTGGAAGACTATCTTGTACTTGTTATTAACAAAGCAATTGAGAAAGCCACCAATGTAAATGAAGCTGAATTAGGTGCTGTTGCAAAAGACGGTATGCCTAATATTCCGGGTATGGATCTTTTCAAGTAA
- a CDS encoding cytochrome-c peroxidase encodes MKKIIGFTFLSFLFVGLVSLKNHKDDEKYYSISDLKKIYSSGDVSQWPKPSIDSSVVNFQDLGVLPKVSFPAENPYSEAKRELGKVLFFDPRLSKSGQISCASCHDPELGWGDGKRVSHGHDRTPGTRNSKPIINVAYSNVFFWDGRAASLEEQARFPIVDTKEMNNHMDIAVKTIKKIKGYKSLFKAAFGDEKVTEETIFKAIATFERTVVSRKSRFDKFIEGDTTQLSNKEVAGLHLFRTKARCINCHNSALFSDNQFHNAGLTYYGRKYEDLGRYNITKNPDDVGKFRTPSLREVGKTGPYMHNGLFPELRGVLNLYNAGMPNVKPKGEQVNDKLYPKTSELLKKLELNREELDQLEAFLQSITSVIYREPAPEKLPQ; translated from the coding sequence ATGAAAAAGATTATTGGATTTACATTTCTCAGTTTTTTGTTTGTCGGACTGGTTTCGCTTAAGAACCATAAAGACGATGAAAAATATTATTCAATATCAGACCTGAAAAAAATATACAGTAGCGGTGATGTAAGTCAATGGCCGAAACCGTCTATTGATAGTAGTGTTGTTAATTTTCAGGATTTAGGTGTATTGCCTAAGGTTAGTTTCCCGGCTGAGAATCCGTATTCGGAAGCCAAAAGAGAACTGGGAAAAGTATTATTTTTTGATCCGAGACTTTCTAAATCCGGACAAATTTCCTGTGCTTCCTGTCATGATCCCGAATTAGGATGGGGTGACGGAAAACGCGTTTCACACGGACATGACCGTACACCGGGAACCCGAAATTCCAAACCGATAATTAATGTGGCCTATTCCAATGTTTTCTTTTGGGACGGACGTGCTGCCAGTTTGGAAGAACAGGCTCGCTTTCCGATTGTAGATACCAAGGAAATGAATAACCACATGGATATCGCTGTTAAAACGATTAAAAAAATTAAAGGCTATAAATCCCTTTTTAAAGCTGCTTTTGGCGATGAAAAAGTAACGGAAGAAACCATTTTTAAAGCTATCGCTACTTTTGAACGTACTGTTGTTAGTCGTAAAAGTCGTTTTGATAAATTTATTGAAGGTGATACGACGCAGCTATCCAATAAAGAAGTAGCCGGTTTGCATTTATTCCGAACTAAAGCAAGATGCATCAACTGTCATAATTCGGCTCTATTTTCAGATAATCAGTTTCATAATGCCGGGTTAACGTATTACGGCAGAAAATATGAAGATTTAGGACGTTATAACATTACCAAAAATCCGGATGACGTGGGTAAATTCAGAACACCTTCCCTACGCGAAGTCGGAAAAACCGGGCCGTATATGCACAATGGTCTTTTCCCGGAATTACGCGGTGTTTTAAATCTGTATAATGCGGGTATGCCAAATGTAAAACCAAAAGGCGAACAGGTTAATGATAAATTGTATCCGAAAACGTCTGAATTACTAAAAAAACTGGAACTTAACCGGGAAGAACTGGATCAGTTGGAAGCTTTTCTTCAAAGTATCACTTCTGTAATATACCGGGAACCGGCACCTGAAAAACTGCCACAATAA
- the menD gene encoding 2-succinyl-5-enolpyruvyl-6-hydroxy-3-cyclohexene-1-carboxylic-acid synthase: MAYPKIPLAQSVMALCKAKGLLDIIISPGSRNAPLTIGFASNKEFNCYSIADERCAAFMAIGMAQQLKKPVALVCTSGSALLNYYPAVAEAFYSQLPLVVISADRPTSKIDIGDGQTIRQQNVYANHILYSANLTEENSAENDAKINEAITIAIRQKGPVHINVPFEEPLYEVTETLSVHPEVKEPVKQEESLPDWTPFIQKWSQAKKKLILIGTNDPGVMETAIIEQLANDDSIVVMKEVTSNIHHPHFIGNIDTIITPFTENDFIAFQPEILITIGGMVVSKRVKAFLRKYQPEEHWHVDPLRAYDTFGCLSQHFKCMPNRFFKAVLAQDSLITSDYLPRVKEIQKIREAKHKIYADRVPYSDFTVFQTLLPALPANTQLQISNSSAIRYAQLFSIDPSIDVFCNRGTSGIDGSTSTAIGAAIAANKETLLITGDISFLYDSNALWNAYIPKNFKIILINNGGGGIFRILPGHQETEVFNTYFETAHHLTAEHLAAMYKFRYMTVNDQTELENALPSFLSEKAQPALLEIHTPMEVNDKILLEYFKNLT; this comes from the coding sequence ATGGCATACCCTAAAATACCTTTGGCGCAAAGTGTAATGGCACTCTGCAAAGCGAAAGGCCTACTTGATATTATTATTTCCCCGGGTTCCCGTAACGCACCGTTAACTATCGGTTTCGCCAGTAATAAAGAATTTAATTGTTATAGTATTGCTGATGAACGTTGCGCGGCTTTTATGGCAATCGGTATGGCACAACAGCTTAAAAAACCGGTTGCATTAGTCTGTACGTCGGGTTCTGCTTTATTAAATTATTATCCGGCAGTTGCGGAAGCATTTTATAGTCAGCTGCCATTGGTGGTTATTTCTGCCGATCGGCCTACGTCTAAAATCGATATCGGTGACGGACAAACGATCCGACAACAAAATGTTTATGCCAATCATATTCTGTATAGTGCCAATCTGACCGAAGAAAATTCTGCGGAAAATGATGCTAAAATTAATGAAGCGATTACTATTGCGATCCGACAAAAAGGACCGGTTCATATTAATGTTCCGTTCGAAGAACCGCTTTATGAAGTGACCGAAACACTTTCTGTACATCCCGAAGTAAAAGAACCGGTTAAACAGGAAGAATCACTTCCGGATTGGACACCTTTTATTCAGAAATGGAGTCAGGCGAAGAAAAAACTGATTCTTATCGGAACTAATGATCCGGGTGTGATGGAAACAGCGATTATAGAACAATTAGCGAATGATGATTCGATTGTGGTCATGAAAGAAGTGACATCCAATATTCATCATCCTCATTTTATAGGAAACATCGATACGATTATTACACCGTTTACGGAAAACGATTTTATCGCTTTTCAACCGGAAATTCTGATTACAATAGGAGGGATGGTGGTTTCGAAACGAGTTAAAGCTTTTCTGCGAAAATATCAGCCGGAAGAACACTGGCATGTCGATCCGTTACGGGCGTATGATACCTTCGGTTGCTTGTCACAACACTTTAAATGCATGCCGAACCGCTTTTTTAAAGCTGTTTTGGCACAAGATAGTCTTATAACGAGTGATTATTTACCGAGAGTAAAAGAAATACAAAAAATAAGAGAAGCGAAACATAAAATATATGCCGATCGCGTTCCGTATAGTGACTTTACCGTTTTTCAAACCCTATTACCGGCATTGCCTGCGAATACACAATTGCAGATTAGCAACAGCTCGGCTATTCGTTATGCGCAATTGTTTTCCATCGATCCGTCTATTGACGTATTTTGTAATCGCGGAACAAGCGGTATTGACGGAAGTACTTCAACTGCAATCGGAGCTGCTATTGCGGCAAATAAGGAAACATTGTTGATTACAGGAGATATCAGTTTTCTTTATGATAGCAACGCTTTATGGAATGCCTATATCCCGAAAAATTTTAAAATCATCCTGATTAATAACGGAGGCGGCGGTATTTTCAGAATACTTCCCGGACATCAGGAAACAGAAGTATTTAATACTTATTTTGAAACGGCGCACCATCTTACAGCCGAACATCTTGCTGCGATGTATAAATTCCGTTATATGACTGTAAATGACCAAACGGAGCTGGAAAATGCATTGCCGTCTTTTTTGAGCGAAAAAGCACAACCGGCACTATTGGAAATCCATACACCGATGGAAGTTAATGACAAGATATTGTTAGAATATTTTAAAAACTTAACGTAA
- a CDS encoding DUF4876 domain-containing protein, giving the protein MKKFLVLLSAALAFTSCSDDDFGNGNNGLQPVNFSVNLKYDPITFNGQSVNGGAVILTNTNTGDTYTIESNTNGIASFPAVIPGTYNITATKTLTSSEFSTQFGYTPETQTVLFNGAQEQVIINANVNATEIKLKSVRIGDLVIKQIYYAGSHAQQGAVFRDQFIEIYNNSNETIYADGLCIGQLYGKTSTTTASYTLASGQFDWSKSIGMTAGSSANTDYVYADYVIRIPGSGTTYPILPGESIVIAQTGINHKSPLVDNSGEPLSVQNPDLTVDLSGADFEVYLGDFRLSLGEDVYRFDIQNPAVMDMEIAYWGRQGYASPNKDLILDNLGRDSFVIFRDNNMNNYPNFPDPSIASITNTTKFFVQIPNEKIIDGVELQHYNPSSLRPKMLQSQIDASSISCDAAYNSQAVYRKVKSVVNGRKILEDTNNSSNDFVKQKANPRGFAN; this is encoded by the coding sequence ATGAAAAAATTTCTTGTATTACTCAGTGCGGCATTAGCCTTTACATCGTGTTCCGATGATGATTTCGGCAATGGTAACAACGGGCTACAACCGGTAAACTTTTCGGTAAACCTTAAATACGATCCTATCACATTTAACGGTCAATCGGTTAACGGTGGTGCAGTTATATTGACAAACACCAATACCGGAGATACGTACACTATCGAATCGAATACAAACGGAATTGCTTCTTTCCCTGCGGTAATCCCGGGAACGTATAATATTACGGCTACAAAAACACTTACCAGTTCTGAATTCAGCACCCAATTCGGATATACACCGGAAACCCAAACAGTATTGTTTAACGGTGCTCAGGAGCAGGTTATCATCAATGCTAATGTAAACGCGACTGAAATTAAATTAAAATCAGTTCGTATCGGTGATTTAGTGATCAAACAAATTTATTACGCCGGTTCTCACGCGCAACAAGGGGCTGTTTTCAGAGATCAGTTTATTGAAATCTATAACAACTCAAACGAAACGATTTATGCCGATGGATTATGTATCGGTCAGTTATACGGAAAAACATCAACTACAACAGCTTCTTATACGTTAGCAAGCGGTCAGTTTGACTGGAGCAAATCGATTGGTATGACAGCCGGTTCTTCTGCTAATACTGATTATGTATATGCTGATTATGTGATCCGTATTCCGGGTTCAGGAACTACCTACCCTATTTTACCGGGAGAAAGTATTGTGATTGCTCAAACCGGAATCAACCACAAATCACCTTTAGTAGATAACAGTGGTGAACCGTTAAGCGTACAAAATCCGGATCTTACTGTAGATTTAAGCGGTGCTGATTTTGAAGTGTATTTAGGTGATTTCCGATTATCTCTTGGTGAAGATGTATACCGTTTTGACATCCAAAACCCGGCTGTAATGGATATGGAGATTGCTTATTGGGGAAGACAAGGATATGCGAGTCCTAATAAAGACTTAATCCTTGACAACTTAGGACGTGATAGTTTTGTAATTTTCCGTGACAACAATATGAACAACTATCCGAACTTCCCGGATCCGTCAATTGCATCTATTACTAATACTACTAAATTTTTCGTTCAAATCCCGAACGAAAAAATCATCGACGGTGTAGAATTACAACACTATAATCCAAGCAGCTTAAGACCGAAAATGCTTCAATCGCAAATTGATGCTTCTTCAATCAGTTGTGATGCGGCTTATAACTCACAAGCGGTTTACCGTAAAGTGAAATCTGTTGTAAACGGACGTAAAATCCTTGAAGATACAAACAACTCTTCAAACGATTTCGTAAAACAAAAAGCAAATCCAAGAGGTTTCGCTAACTAA